A single region of the Arthrobacter sp. PAMC25564 genome encodes:
- a CDS encoding HAD family hydrolase — MTESPTVAAALAPVDAVIFDLDGVVTDTAELRSAAWQQLFDTVLQDPRLPPETRRDPFSDGDFSGYIEGRTGEDGVATFLASRGASIPQGSPADGPGEWTAFGLAERQNEGFEQLLGARPVRVFPGTVALLERLKAGRIPVVLATSSRNAGAIVAAAGLEGAFDHIIDGRTALDRGVAGQPAPALALEAVRRLEIAPSRAMVIGQAVSGVEAGRRGGFGLVVGVDRTGRRSALEAAGADVVVEDISELDIGLVITHPWLLVYEGFDPAHEGHREALTTLGNGYLATRGAAPEHRAGEVHYPGTYLAGIYNSLHSVVQGQETVDEHMVNIPDWLPLDVRIEGAGWWSEGGLKLRGERRTLDLKRAVLSREALLEDDAGRQLQLLQRRLVSMAEPHLAALETTLTAVGWSGRGSIRSGCDTDVTNSNVPEDAQLAHRHLTDVAVSASDGGPGIGRLTVDVRTSTSRIGIALALRTEVSEVSDIPGVSGAPAAGVPEQLGGLHAHRFDVDFRDGVPVTATKTVAIASSRDHAISSPRTAAQAVLARAPHDFEVLLAEHEAAWSLLLEPFIIESDAPSPARLILNLHVFHLLQTVTTHTAELDAGVPARGLHGEGYRGHIFWDELFVLPVLNSRLPSVARELIDYRWRRLGTARDAARAAGLQGALFPWQSGSDGTEQTPKLLFNKLSGHWMPDYSHRQRHVGLAVAFNAWQYFEATQDRGWLTRHGAEIVVDVARLFASMADYDAKEDRFHIKGVMGPDEYHTGHPGNPGGGLNDNAYTNVMAAWVFDQAVWIMHSVRGFDMEELRARLGITAAEIAHWAQLSRRMFVPFHDDGIISQFDGYSALRELDWNHYRRSYRNIERLDLILEAEGDSTNHYRLAKQADVLMLLYVLGEDQLLGFLGRMGYAVTPAQIGATVDFYLARTAHGSTLSRVAHASVLAQRDPERAWATFREALDADLDDTQGGTTSAGIHLGAMAGSIDVVQRSFAGLRITRDALDFTPRLPAELSRVEFQVRYRDQLLAVRLETDRLRVSAAPGDAAPVLVRVGTQRVLLRAGQEHEFLRADGRPN; from the coding sequence ATGACGGAGTCGCCCACAGTTGCCGCCGCGCTGGCACCAGTCGATGCCGTGATCTTTGACCTTGACGGGGTTGTGACGGACACCGCCGAGCTCCGCTCGGCCGCGTGGCAACAACTCTTCGACACCGTGCTGCAGGACCCGCGGCTTCCCCCGGAGACCAGGCGGGATCCCTTCTCGGACGGCGACTTTTCCGGTTACATCGAGGGGCGGACCGGGGAGGACGGGGTGGCAACGTTTCTGGCCTCCCGTGGAGCCTCGATCCCGCAGGGCTCGCCGGCGGACGGCCCGGGGGAATGGACGGCGTTCGGGCTCGCGGAGCGCCAGAACGAGGGGTTCGAACAGTTGCTCGGCGCCAGGCCAGTCCGGGTGTTCCCTGGCACCGTGGCCCTGCTGGAGCGGCTCAAGGCGGGCCGGATCCCCGTCGTCCTGGCCACCTCCAGCCGGAACGCGGGAGCGATCGTGGCAGCCGCGGGCCTTGAGGGCGCCTTCGACCACATCATTGACGGCCGGACCGCCCTGGACCGTGGCGTCGCGGGACAGCCCGCCCCGGCCCTGGCCCTCGAGGCGGTGCGCAGGCTGGAGATCGCGCCGTCGCGGGCGATGGTGATCGGGCAGGCGGTCTCCGGCGTGGAGGCCGGCCGGCGCGGCGGCTTCGGGCTCGTGGTCGGCGTCGACCGGACCGGCCGGCGCTCGGCGCTGGAAGCCGCGGGCGCCGACGTCGTGGTGGAAGACATCAGCGAACTGGACATCGGGCTGGTCATCACCCACCCCTGGCTGCTGGTCTACGAGGGTTTCGATCCGGCGCACGAGGGGCACCGGGAGGCACTGACCACCCTGGGCAACGGCTACCTGGCCACCCGGGGAGCCGCTCCCGAACACCGCGCCGGCGAGGTGCACTATCCCGGGACCTACCTCGCAGGGATCTACAACAGCCTGCACAGCGTCGTCCAGGGCCAGGAAACGGTGGACGAGCATATGGTCAACATCCCGGACTGGCTGCCGCTGGATGTCCGGATCGAGGGCGCTGGCTGGTGGTCCGAGGGCGGCCTGAAGCTCCGCGGCGAACGCCGCACGCTGGACCTCAAGCGTGCCGTGCTGAGCCGCGAAGCGCTGTTGGAGGACGACGCCGGGCGGCAGCTCCAGCTGCTCCAGCGCCGGCTCGTGTCGATGGCTGAACCGCACCTGGCCGCGCTGGAAACGACGCTCACCGCCGTGGGCTGGAGCGGCCGCGGCAGCATCCGCAGCGGCTGCGACACGGACGTGACCAACTCGAACGTGCCCGAGGACGCGCAGCTGGCCCACCGGCACCTGACAGACGTGGCGGTTTCGGCGTCCGACGGCGGACCCGGCATCGGACGGCTGACGGTGGACGTCCGGACGAGCACGAGCCGGATCGGCATCGCCCTCGCTCTTCGGACCGAAGTCTCGGAAGTCTCCGACATCCCGGGAGTCTCCGGCGCCCCCGCCGCAGGTGTTCCCGAGCAGCTGGGCGGGCTGCACGCCCACCGCTTCGACGTCGACTTCAGGGACGGGGTACCGGTGACGGCGACCAAGACCGTCGCCATCGCGAGCTCCCGGGACCATGCCATCTCCTCGCCCCGGACGGCCGCCCAGGCCGTGCTGGCCCGCGCCCCACATGACTTCGAGGTCCTGCTCGCGGAACACGAGGCGGCCTGGAGCCTCCTGCTGGAGCCGTTCATCATCGAGTCCGATGCCCCCTCACCGGCGCGGCTGATCCTGAACCTGCACGTTTTCCATCTGCTGCAGACCGTCACGACCCACACGGCCGAACTCGATGCCGGGGTACCGGCCCGCGGCCTGCACGGCGAGGGCTACCGCGGGCACATCTTCTGGGACGAGCTCTTCGTCCTGCCTGTGCTGAACTCCCGCCTGCCCTCGGTGGCCCGGGAACTGATCGACTACCGGTGGCGGCGGCTCGGCACCGCTCGTGACGCGGCCAGGGCCGCGGGCCTCCAGGGGGCGCTCTTTCCCTGGCAGAGCGGCAGCGACGGCACGGAGCAGACGCCGAAGCTGCTGTTCAACAAACTGTCCGGGCACTGGATGCCGGACTATTCCCACCGCCAGCGGCACGTCGGGCTGGCCGTCGCCTTCAATGCCTGGCAGTACTTCGAGGCGACGCAGGACCGCGGCTGGCTGACCCGGCACGGCGCCGAAATCGTCGTCGACGTCGCCAGGCTGTTCGCGTCCATGGCGGACTACGACGCCAAGGAGGACCGCTTCCATATCAAAGGCGTTATGGGCCCGGACGAATACCACACAGGCCACCCGGGCAACCCAGGCGGCGGCCTCAACGACAACGCCTATACCAACGTCATGGCCGCCTGGGTGTTCGACCAGGCGGTCTGGATCATGCACTCCGTGCGGGGCTTCGACATGGAGGAGCTGCGGGCCCGCCTGGGCATCACCGCCGCCGAGATTGCGCACTGGGCGCAACTGAGCCGCCGCATGTTCGTGCCGTTCCACGACGACGGGATCATCAGCCAGTTCGACGGCTACAGCGCGCTCCGGGAACTGGACTGGAACCACTACCGCCGCAGCTACCGGAACATCGAACGGCTGGACCTGATCCTGGAGGCCGAGGGCGACAGCACCAACCACTACCGGCTGGCCAAACAGGCCGATGTCCTCATGCTGCTCTACGTCCTGGGCGAGGACCAGCTCCTCGGATTCCTGGGCCGGATGGGGTACGCCGTGACGCCCGCGCAGATCGGAGCCACGGTGGACTTCTATCTCGCCCGGACGGCACACGGGTCAACGCTGAGCCGGGTCGCCCACGCCTCCGTGCTGGCGCAGCGGGATCCTGAACGGGCGTGGGCCACCTTCCGGGAGGCCCTCGACGCGGACCTGGACGACACCCAGGGCGGAACCACGAGCGCGGGCATCCACCTGGGCGCCATGGCCGGCTCCATAGACGTCGTCCAGCGCAGCTTCGCCGGATTGCGCATCACCCGTGACGCCCTGGACTTCACCCCCAGGCTGCCGGCGGAGCTCAGCCGGGTCGAATTCCAGGTCCGCTACCGCGACCAGCTGCTGGCCGTCCGCCTCGAGACGGACCGGCTGCGGGTCTCTGCGGCCCCGGGCGACGCCGCCCCGGTGCTGGTCCGGGTGGGTACCCAGCGGGTGCTGCTCCGCGCCGGCCAGGAGCATGAATTCCTGCGCGCGGACGGCCGGCCCAACTGA
- a CDS encoding polysaccharide deacetylase family protein: MPPEAPAPEPAAPFPAALASRDIEVIPGAGPVVALTFDAGANAAGLPSILQTLSGAGVRGTFFLTGSWAAANPAGVASIVDGGHRTGNHSMTHPGFTGLPDAAIREQVLGAQQTIQAAGADPRPLFRFPFGERDARTIATVNALGYVPVRWTVDTLGWKGTSGGVTAQIVADRVLAGLQPGEIVLMHIGSNPDDGTTLDADALLQVITRIRQAGYGFTTLDQLLR; this comes from the coding sequence GCCGCGCTCGCCAGCCGCGACATCGAGGTCATCCCGGGCGCGGGGCCGGTGGTTGCCCTGACCTTCGACGCCGGAGCCAACGCCGCCGGGCTCCCCAGCATCCTGCAGACCCTGTCAGGCGCCGGAGTCCGCGGCACGTTCTTCCTGACCGGCAGCTGGGCGGCCGCGAACCCGGCCGGAGTGGCATCGATCGTGGACGGCGGCCACCGGACAGGCAACCACTCGATGACTCATCCGGGCTTCACCGGCCTCCCGGACGCCGCCATCCGGGAGCAGGTCCTGGGCGCCCAGCAGACCATCCAGGCCGCCGGCGCCGATCCCCGCCCGCTGTTCCGCTTTCCCTTCGGCGAACGCGATGCCCGGACCATCGCCACGGTCAATGCGCTGGGCTACGTCCCGGTCCGCTGGACCGTGGACACCCTCGGCTGGAAGGGAACCAGCGGAGGGGTAACGGCCCAGATAGTGGCGGACCGCGTGCTCGCCGGGCTGCAGCCCGGCGAGATCGTCCTGATGCACATCGGCTCCAACCCTGACGACGGGACCACCCTGGACGCCGACGCCCTGCTCCAGGTCATCACCCGGATCCGCCAGGCCGGCTACGGCTTCACCACGCTGGACCAACTGCTGCGCTAG